A genome region from Tolypothrix sp. PCC 7712 includes the following:
- a CDS encoding GNAT family N-acetyltransferase codes for MTEDTIQIRLAKDKDVERIAILCEQLGYSTTPQQIEQRLVKIQDNKSHVVYVATLANDYVVGWAQAHTCDLIIMPNQALLFGLVVDADYRYAGIGRKLMQYIEEWADLVGCEGIILRSNIKRKEAHIFYEKIGYANTKQSMTFYKKITSE; via the coding sequence ATGACTGAAGATACAATCCAAATTAGATTGGCTAAAGATAAAGATGTAGAGCGAATTGCAATTCTTTGTGAGCAGTTAGGATATTCCACTACGCCGCAGCAAATCGAGCAACGCCTTGTGAAAATTCAAGATAATAAAAGTCACGTTGTTTATGTTGCTACTTTAGCAAATGATTATGTGGTAGGTTGGGCACAAGCTCATACTTGTGATTTGATAATTATGCCAAATCAAGCATTACTTTTTGGTTTAGTTGTGGATGCAGATTATCGTTATGCCGGAATTGGACGTAAATTAATGCAATATATTGAGGAGTGGGCTGATTTAGTTGGATGTGAAGGAATTATTCTCCGTTCTAATATTAAGCGTAAAGAGGCGCACATTTTTTATGAAAAAATTGGCTATGCGAATACTAAACAGTCGATGACATTTTATAAGAAAATTACTTCAGAGTAG
- a CDS encoding fumarate reductase/succinate dehydrogenase flavoprotein subunit — MEITTQLIKTDVLVIGGGTAGTMAGIKAKQANPAADVLILEKANIRRSGAIAMGMDGVNTAVIPGYSTPEQYVREVTIANDGILHQKAVYQTALLGYETIQELESWGVKFQKDPQGNYDVKQVHRVGKYVLPMPEGKDLKTILTRQVKRHKVNVTNRVMATRVLVREGRAIGAVGFDVRGGDFVVIQAKAVILCTGACGRLGLPASGYLYGTYENPTNAGDGYSMAYHAGAELSNIECFQINPLIKDYNGPACAYVAGPFGAYTANAEGHRFINCDYWSGQMMLEIWKELNSGKGPIQLKMTHLDEDTISEIESILWSNERPSRGRFHEGRGENYRTHGIEMNISEIGLCSGHSASGVWVNEKAETTVPGLYAAGDMASVPHNYMIGAFVYGRLAGTYAIDYIKDLEHLEPDTEFLDAEKVRIYAPLNQPNGIPHTQVEYKLRRIVNDYLQPPKSNYKMEIGLNSFVRYHDALAQMGAHDPHELMRCMEVHFIRDCAEMAARASIYRRESRWGLYHYHLDFPEKNNQEWFCHVNLKKNGVGEMVLFKRAVEPYIVDVDLGREVYDVAVKS; from the coding sequence ATGGAAATAACTACGCAATTGATAAAAACCGATGTACTAGTGATTGGCGGTGGTACGGCGGGGACGATGGCGGGAATTAAGGCGAAACAGGCTAATCCGGCGGCGGATGTGTTGATTTTGGAGAAGGCTAATATTCGTCGGAGTGGTGCGATCGCAATGGGAATGGATGGCGTAAATACAGCCGTCATCCCTGGATACTCAACGCCAGAACAGTATGTCCGCGAAGTCACAATTGCTAATGATGGGATTCTCCATCAAAAAGCTGTCTATCAAACCGCCTTGCTAGGCTATGAAACTATTCAAGAACTAGAAAGTTGGGGTGTGAAGTTCCAAAAAGACCCCCAAGGCAATTACGATGTGAAGCAAGTGCATCGGGTAGGTAAATATGTATTGCCAATGCCTGAAGGTAAAGATTTAAAAACGATTCTTACCCGACAGGTAAAGCGCCATAAAGTTAATGTTACTAACCGCGTCATGGCGACGAGGGTTTTGGTAAGAGAAGGAAGAGCGATCGGTGCGGTTGGGTTTGATGTGCGTGGTGGCGATTTTGTTGTCATCCAAGCTAAAGCTGTCATTCTTTGCACTGGCGCTTGCGGAAGGTTGGGATTACCAGCATCAGGCTACCTCTACGGAACTTATGAAAACCCCACGAATGCTGGTGATGGTTACTCAATGGCTTACCATGCAGGCGCAGAGTTGAGTAATATTGAATGCTTCCAAATTAATCCTTTAATTAAAGACTACAACGGCCCAGCTTGCGCTTATGTTGCCGGGCCTTTTGGTGCATATACTGCTAACGCTGAAGGACACCGCTTCATTAATTGTGATTATTGGAGCGGGCAAATGATGTTAGAAATTTGGAAAGAATTGAACTCTGGTAAAGGGCCAATTCAATTGAAAATGACTCATTTAGATGAAGACACAATTTCTGAAATTGAGTCTATTTTATGGTCAAATGAAAGACCAAGCCGGGGAAGGTTTCACGAAGGTAGAGGCGAGAACTACCGCACTCATGGAATTGAGATGAATATCTCGGAAATTGGCTTATGTAGCGGACATAGTGCTTCTGGTGTGTGGGTGAATGAAAAAGCTGAAACCACAGTACCAGGATTGTATGCAGCTGGAGATATGGCAAGCGTTCCTCATAACTATATGATTGGGGCATTTGTATATGGTCGTTTGGCAGGAACTTATGCAATTGATTACATCAAAGATTTAGAGCATTTAGAACCTGATACTGAATTTTTAGATGCAGAAAAAGTGAGAATTTATGCACCATTAAATCAGCCAAATGGTATTCCCCATACTCAGGTTGAATATAAGTTACGGCGAATAGTTAATGATTATTTACAACCGCCAAAATCTAATTACAAAATGGAGATTGGGCTGAATAGTTTTGTGCGTTATCATGATGCTTTGGCGCAAATGGGAGCGCACGATCCCCATGAACTGATGCGCTGTATGGAGGTGCATTTTATTAGAGATTGTGCGGAGATGGCTGCAAGAGCATCAATATATCGTCGCGAAAGTCGCTGGGGACTTTATCACTATCACTTAGATTTTCCTGAGAAGAATAATCAAGAGTGGTTTTGTCATGTGAATTTGAAGAAAAATGGAGTAGGGGAAATGGTGTTATTTAAGCGTGCTGTTGAACCTTATATTGTGGATGTGGATTTGGGTAGAGAGGTTTATGATGTGGCTGTGAAATCATGA
- a CDS encoding sulfonate ABC transporter substrate-binding protein, with translation MLSQRFQSRILNIFLRFFQNFQHRRIRIFSLLFAVGLGLVLFVSACSSSTTQQATTTPTEQATSTPNQSPAVSSNTVRIGFQKAGTILSALKTRGDLEKALAASGASVTWSEFPSGPPMLEAINSGSIDFGYTGESPPIFAQAAGTPLVYVAYDPWSTKAEAILVHKDSPIKTVADLKGKKVAFAKGSNTNYLVVKALEKAGLQYTDIQAITLQPADGRAAFEGKNVDAWAIWDPYLALAEKATGARILSDATGLAPNRGYYLAAKSFVDAHADSLKIVLDELKKTSDWAKNNPSEVAKFLSPTLGIDAAVLEVAEKRRDYGVLTLTDEVIAKQQEIADAFYKIKLIPKQINVKDIVWRN, from the coding sequence ATGTTGTCCCAGCGCTTTCAATCTCGAATATTGAACATTTTTCTCCGCTTTTTCCAAAACTTTCAACACAGAAGAATCCGGATTTTTTCTTTACTGTTTGCGGTGGGTCTTGGTTTAGTTTTATTTGTTTCCGCTTGTTCTTCCAGCACAACGCAGCAAGCAACAACAACACCCACAGAACAGGCAACATCAACACCTAATCAAAGTCCAGCAGTTAGTAGTAATACAGTTAGAATTGGATTTCAGAAAGCGGGAACTATCTTAAGCGCATTGAAAACCAGAGGCGATTTAGAAAAAGCTTTGGCGGCTTCTGGTGCTTCTGTTACCTGGAGTGAATTTCCATCAGGCCCGCCAATGTTAGAAGCTATCAACTCAGGTAGTATAGACTTCGGCTATACAGGAGAATCGCCACCAATATTTGCCCAAGCTGCAGGTACGCCTTTAGTTTATGTAGCTTACGATCCTTGGAGTACGAAAGCTGAAGCCATCCTTGTTCACAAAGATTCTCCAATTAAAACAGTAGCGGATCTCAAGGGTAAAAAAGTGGCTTTCGCCAAAGGTTCAAACACAAACTACCTAGTAGTAAAAGCCCTAGAAAAAGCCGGATTGCAATATACTGACATCCAAGCCATTACCCTCCAACCTGCTGATGGACGTGCTGCGTTTGAAGGTAAAAACGTTGATGCTTGGGCAATTTGGGATCCTTACTTAGCTTTAGCAGAAAAAGCCACAGGCGCACGTATCCTCAGCGACGCAACTGGATTAGCGCCGAATCGTGGTTATTATTTGGCTGCTAAATCTTTTGTAGATGCTCATGCTGATAGTTTGAAAATAGTTTTAGATGAATTGAAAAAGACTAGTGACTGGGCCAAGAATAATCCTAGTGAAGTAGCGAAATTCCTCTCGCCTACATTGGGTATTGATGCAGCTGTTTTAGAGGTAGCAGAAAAGCGGCGTGATTATGGTGTGCTGACACTTACCGATGAAGTAATTGCAAAACAGCAAGAGATTGCTGATGCATTCTACAAAATCAAACTTATACCGAAGCAAATTAATGTTAAGGACATAGTTTGGCGGAATTAG